In a single window of the Arthrobacter zhangbolii genome:
- a CDS encoding argininosuccinate synthase — MSERIVLAYSGGLDTSVAIGWIAEATGAEVIAVAVDVGQGGESLETIRQRALDCGAVEAYVADAREEFAAEYCMPALKANGLYMDSYPLVSALSRPVIVKHLVAAARQFGATTVSHGCTGKGNDQVRFEVGIQTLGPDLKCIAPVRDLALTRDKAISFAEAKNLPIATTKKNPFSIDANVWGRAVETGFLEDIWNGPTPDVYEYTSDPAAAPAADEVVITFKEGIPVAIDGKPVTPLQAIEEMNRRAGAQGIGRIDIVEDRLVGIKSREIYEAPGAMALMAAHRELENVTVEREQARFKKTVGQRWTELVYDGQWFSPLKQSLDAFIEDTQKYVSGDIRMNMHGGRAVVTGRRSDSSLYDFNLATYDTGDSFDQSMARGFIELFGMSSKVASGRDQRLAEGK; from the coding sequence GTGAGTGAACGTATTGTTCTGGCCTACTCCGGTGGCCTGGATACGTCAGTAGCCATCGGCTGGATCGCCGAGGCAACCGGTGCTGAAGTCATCGCCGTCGCCGTAGACGTAGGACAGGGCGGCGAGTCCCTGGAGACCATCCGCCAGCGCGCCCTGGACTGCGGTGCCGTGGAAGCCTACGTGGCGGATGCCCGTGAGGAATTCGCCGCCGAGTACTGCATGCCGGCGCTGAAGGCCAACGGCCTGTACATGGATTCCTACCCGCTGGTTTCCGCCCTGTCCCGCCCGGTGATCGTCAAGCACCTGGTGGCCGCCGCGCGCCAGTTCGGTGCCACCACGGTCTCGCACGGCTGCACCGGCAAGGGCAATGACCAGGTCCGCTTCGAAGTCGGCATCCAGACCCTGGGCCCGGACCTGAAGTGCATTGCACCGGTCCGGGACCTGGCCCTGACCCGCGACAAGGCGATTTCCTTCGCAGAAGCCAAGAACCTGCCGATCGCCACCACCAAGAAGAACCCGTTCTCCATTGACGCCAACGTCTGGGGCCGCGCGGTGGAAACCGGCTTCCTGGAAGACATCTGGAACGGACCCACCCCGGACGTCTACGAGTACACCTCCGATCCCGCGGCAGCACCTGCCGCCGACGAAGTGGTCATCACCTTCAAGGAAGGCATCCCGGTGGCCATCGACGGCAAGCCCGTCACCCCGCTGCAGGCCATCGAGGAAATGAACCGCCGCGCCGGCGCCCAGGGCATCGGCCGGATCGACATTGTCGAGGACCGCCTGGTGGGCATCAAGAGCCGCGAAATCTACGAAGCGCCGGGCGCCATGGCGCTGATGGCGGCCCACCGCGAACTCGAAAACGTCACGGTGGAACGCGAGCAGGCCCGCTTCAAGAAGACGGTTGGCCAGCGCTGGACCGAGCTGGTCTATGACGGCCAGTGGTTCTCCCCGCTGAAACAGTCCCTGGACGCCTTCATCGAAGACACCCAGAAGTATGTTTCCGGGGACATCCGCATGAACATGCACGGCGGCCGCGCCGTAGTGACCGGACGCCGCTCCGATTCCTCGCTGTATGACTTCAACCTGGCCACCTACGACACCGGCGACAGCTTCGACCAGTCCATGGCCCGCGGTTTCATCGAGCTGTTCGGGATGTCCTCCAAGGTGGCCTCCGGCCGCGACCAGCGCCTAGCAGAAGGTAAGTAA